From Amycolatopsis sp. cg9, one genomic window encodes:
- a CDS encoding acyl-CoA dehydrogenase family protein: MDADVFGQVLGAVREFVRKEVVPREAEIDEHDEIPAEIRDKAAELGLFGWALPEEYGGLGLAMAEDVRLAIELGWTTPAFRSLFGTNNGIAGQAIVHYGTPDQRTRWLPRLAAGQAVASFALTEAEAGSDPGGLTSRAVRDGDRYRLSGTKRFITNAPLAEVFVAFARTDLDSTGSRGISAFLVPAGANGVTVGPHDTKMGQAGAWTSEVVFDDVELPADALVGEEGKGFGIAMASLARGRLHIAALCVGMAERALAEAVEYARTARQGGQVIGEYQLVQALLAESHAELAAGRAMVHEAAAKYDSGEDRKLGPSSAKLFCTEMLGRVADRAVQVHGGMGYVRGVPVERIYRDARLFRIYEGTSEIQKLVIARQLLKG, translated from the coding sequence ATGGACGCGGACGTTTTCGGGCAGGTTCTCGGCGCGGTGCGGGAGTTCGTGCGCAAGGAGGTCGTGCCGCGCGAGGCGGAGATCGACGAGCACGACGAGATCCCGGCCGAAATCCGGGACAAAGCCGCCGAACTGGGCCTGTTCGGCTGGGCGCTGCCGGAGGAGTACGGCGGCCTGGGCCTCGCCATGGCCGAAGACGTCCGGCTGGCGATCGAGCTCGGCTGGACGACGCCCGCGTTCCGGTCCCTGTTCGGCACCAACAACGGCATCGCCGGCCAGGCGATCGTGCACTACGGGACGCCGGACCAGCGCACCCGCTGGCTGCCGCGGCTGGCCGCCGGGCAGGCGGTCGCCTCCTTCGCGCTCACCGAAGCCGAGGCCGGATCGGACCCGGGTGGCCTGACCAGCCGCGCGGTCCGCGACGGCGACCGCTACCGGCTCTCGGGCACCAAGCGGTTCATCACGAACGCGCCGCTCGCCGAGGTCTTCGTCGCCTTCGCGCGCACCGACCTCGACAGCACCGGCAGCCGCGGCATCTCGGCGTTCCTGGTCCCCGCCGGCGCGAACGGCGTCACGGTCGGCCCGCACGACACCAAGATGGGCCAGGCCGGCGCGTGGACGTCGGAGGTGGTCTTCGACGACGTCGAGCTGCCGGCCGACGCGCTGGTCGGCGAAGAGGGCAAGGGCTTCGGCATCGCGATGGCCTCGCTCGCCCGCGGCCGGCTGCACATCGCGGCGCTGTGCGTCGGCATGGCCGAGCGCGCGCTCGCCGAAGCCGTCGAGTACGCGCGGACCGCACGCCAGGGCGGCCAGGTGATCGGGGAGTACCAGCTGGTCCAGGCACTGCTCGCGGAGTCGCACGCGGAGCTGGCGGCCGGTCGCGCGATGGTGCACGAGGCGGCCGCGAAGTACGACTCCGGCGAGGACCGCAAGCTCGGCCCGTCGTCGGCGAAGCTGTTCTGCACGGAGATGCTCGGCCGGGTCGCCGACCGCGCGGTGCAGGTGCACGGCGGCATGGGGTATGTCCGCGGGGTGCCGGTCGAGCGGATCTACCGGGACGCGCGGCTGTTCCGCATCTACGAGGGCACCAGCGAGATCCAGAAGCTCGTGATCGCGCGGCAGCTGCTCAAGGGCTGA
- a CDS encoding carboxymuconolactone decarboxylase family protein, translated as MAATAKKFGHVPAAVARMATSPETLNGFLKLNAIFEATTLTALERETLVMTVATRNGCHVCVAMHTASLEGLSAPPELVTALRAQAPLPSARLEALRRFALTVMDTTGDVPPSSLAAFVEAGFTPRNALEVVLGIGTYTVSTYANRLIQAPLDEAFAAHAWDSETVGASR; from the coding sequence ATGGCGGCCACCGCGAAGAAGTTCGGCCACGTCCCGGCGGCCGTCGCCCGGATGGCGACGTCGCCGGAGACGCTGAACGGGTTCCTCAAGCTGAACGCGATCTTCGAAGCCACGACGCTGACGGCGCTGGAGCGGGAAACCCTGGTCATGACGGTGGCCACGCGCAACGGCTGCCACGTCTGCGTCGCGATGCACACGGCCTCGCTGGAAGGCCTTTCGGCGCCGCCCGAGCTGGTGACGGCGTTGCGTGCGCAGGCTCCGCTGCCGTCCGCGCGGCTCGAGGCGCTGCGGCGGTTCGCCTTGACCGTGATGGACACGACGGGCGACGTCCCGCCTTCGTCGCTGGCCGCGTTCGTCGAGGCCGGGTTCACCCCGCGGAACGCGCTGGAGGTGGTGCTGGGGATCGGGACGTACACGGTTTCGACGTACGCGAACCGGTTGATCCAGGCGCCGCTGGACGAAGCTTTCGCAGCTCACGCCTGGGATTCCGAAACTGTCGGTGCCTCGCGGTAG
- a CDS encoding phosphodiesterase — MIIAHLSDLHLDGEPRAEERVAAVLAYLRGLARPVDAVVVTGDIADHGTATEYARAAELLEYPAPVLVCPGNHDVRAEFRAGLLGLPPSDEPIDSAQEVGGVLFAMCDSTIPGRGAGFLADETLTWLDDVLSGGDGPAIVAFHHPPVEVGVPLVDGIRQRGEERLAAVLARHPRVKALLAGHVHTGASTVFAGVPLRIAPGVVSQSLLPVEPGADRGWAEGGPLDFERPPGLLLHVLHDDGRVTSHQRVVPL, encoded by the coding sequence ATGATCATCGCGCACCTGAGCGACCTGCACCTCGACGGCGAGCCGCGGGCCGAAGAACGCGTCGCCGCCGTGCTGGCTTACCTGCGCGGGCTGGCGCGGCCGGTCGACGCCGTCGTGGTCACCGGCGACATCGCCGACCACGGCACGGCCACCGAGTACGCGCGTGCCGCCGAACTGCTCGAGTACCCGGCGCCGGTGCTGGTCTGCCCCGGGAACCACGACGTCCGCGCGGAGTTCCGGGCGGGCCTGCTCGGACTGCCGCCGTCGGACGAGCCGATCGACAGCGCCCAGGAGGTCGGCGGGGTGCTGTTCGCGATGTGCGACTCGACGATCCCCGGCCGCGGCGCGGGTTTCCTCGCCGACGAGACCCTGACGTGGCTCGACGACGTCCTTTCCGGCGGCGACGGACCGGCGATCGTCGCCTTCCACCACCCGCCGGTCGAGGTCGGCGTGCCGCTGGTGGACGGGATCCGCCAGCGCGGCGAGGAGCGGCTGGCCGCCGTGCTGGCCCGGCACCCGCGGGTGAAGGCGCTGCTGGCCGGGCACGTGCACACCGGCGCGTCGACGGTGTTCGCCGGCGTGCCGCTGCGCATCGCGCCGGGCGTCGTCTCGCAGTCCCTGCTGCCGGTCGAGCCGGGCGCGGACCGCGGCTGGGCCGAGGGCGGCCCGCTGGACTTCGAGCGGCCGCCGGGGCTGCTGCTGCACGTCCTGCACGACGACGGGCGGGTGACCAGCCACCAGCGCGTGGTTCCGCTCTGA
- a CDS encoding GntR family transcriptional regulator, whose product MARTPLRSDLIERITTRVLDGRLAAGSRVNEVHLARELGVSRTPLREALIGLADRGLLVSAPGRGFLVPPFDPDEARRLYPLVAELEALALRWTSPLELAGLPDELDAVADEMDAALAGGGDLSDVDDRWHALLLSRCPNPHLLRLLGQTKPLLKRYESCYFGGAGRAGESIGEHRRIAAALRDGDLPTASAVLVRNWVKALAYLGKDGR is encoded by the coding sequence ATGGCTCGGACCCCGCTGCGCAGCGACCTCATCGAGCGGATCACCACCCGCGTGCTCGACGGCAGGCTCGCCGCCGGCTCCCGCGTCAACGAGGTGCACCTGGCCCGCGAGCTGGGCGTCAGCCGGACGCCGCTGCGGGAGGCGCTGATCGGGCTCGCCGACCGCGGCCTGCTCGTCTCCGCGCCCGGCCGCGGGTTCCTCGTGCCGCCGTTCGACCCGGACGAGGCGCGCCGCCTCTACCCGCTGGTCGCCGAGCTCGAAGCCCTCGCGCTGCGCTGGACGTCGCCGCTGGAGCTGGCCGGGCTGCCGGACGAACTCGACGCCGTCGCCGACGAGATGGACGCGGCGCTGGCCGGCGGCGGCGATCTGTCCGATGTGGACGACCGATGGCACGCGCTGCTGCTGTCCCGCTGCCCGAACCCGCACCTGCTGCGGCTGCTCGGGCAGACCAAGCCGCTGCTCAAGCGGTACGAATCGTGCTACTTCGGCGGCGCGGGCCGCGCCGGAGAGAGCATCGGCGAGCACCGCCGGATCGCGGCGGCACTGCGCGACGGCGACCTGCCGACCGCGTCCGCGGTGCTCGTCCGCAACTGGGTGAAAGCCTTGGCCTACCTGGGGAAGGACGGACGATGA
- a CDS encoding SDR family NAD(P)-dependent oxidoreductase: MTTAQHKIGSGFGAESTAAEVVAGIDLTGKLAIVTGGYSGIGLETTRALTAAGAHVVVPARRPETAEEALRGFENVEVGELDLADLGSVRAFAERFVASGRGIDVFIGSAGIMALPETRVGPGWEAQFATNHLGHFALVNRLWPAFADGARVVSVSSRGHHYGPVRFDDLEFRQGYDKWVAYGQAKTANVLFAVQLDKLARDRVRAFALHPGRILTDLVRHLDRQELIDAGMVDADGRVTGGAKTPEQGAATQVWAATSPQLDGLGGLYLEDCDVAEPAGDVRAGVKDYALDPVLAERLWTVSAELTGVNAF, encoded by the coding sequence ATGACCACCGCACAGCACAAGATCGGCTCCGGGTTCGGCGCCGAAAGCACCGCCGCCGAGGTCGTCGCGGGGATCGACCTGACCGGCAAGCTCGCGATCGTCACCGGCGGCTACTCGGGCATCGGCCTCGAGACGACCCGCGCGCTGACGGCGGCGGGCGCGCACGTCGTCGTCCCGGCCCGCCGCCCTGAGACGGCCGAAGAAGCGTTGCGGGGCTTCGAAAACGTCGAGGTCGGCGAACTCGACCTGGCTGACCTCGGCAGCGTCCGCGCGTTCGCCGAGCGTTTCGTCGCTTCGGGCCGGGGGATCGACGTCTTCATCGGCAGCGCCGGGATCATGGCGCTGCCGGAGACCCGCGTCGGACCGGGCTGGGAGGCGCAGTTCGCGACCAACCACCTCGGCCACTTCGCCCTGGTGAACCGGCTCTGGCCGGCTTTCGCCGACGGCGCCCGCGTCGTTTCCGTGTCCTCGCGCGGCCACCACTACGGCCCGGTGCGCTTCGACGACCTCGAATTCCGGCAGGGCTACGACAAGTGGGTCGCCTACGGCCAGGCGAAGACCGCGAACGTTCTCTTCGCGGTGCAGCTCGACAAGCTCGCCCGGGACCGCGTGCGCGCCTTCGCCCTGCACCCGGGCCGGATCCTGACCGACCTCGTCCGCCACCTCGACCGGCAGGAGCTGATCGACGCCGGGATGGTGGACGCCGACGGCCGGGTCACCGGCGGCGCGAAGACCCCGGAGCAGGGCGCCGCGACGCAGGTGTGGGCGGCGACGTCCCCGCAGCTCGACGGCCTCGGCGGGCTCTACCTCGAGGACTGCGACGTCGCGGAACCCGCGGGTGACGTGCGGGCCGGGGTCAAGGACTACGCGCTCGACCCGGTGCTGGCCGAGCGCCTGTGGACGGTGTCGGCCGAGCTCACCGGCGTCAACGCCTTCTAG
- a CDS encoding MarR family winged helix-turn-helix transcriptional regulator produces the protein MAEPPGYELPFLLFGGFRTLIDRLHAELARRGHPDVRPSYGFAMQAIGVQGATASEIGRRLGVSKQAAGKTVERLEALGYAERADDPADARRKIVRLSAHGVDALTKSAEIFDDLRAEWARAVGAERIGALEADLRKVVGPAAYRLDAAGWFTS, from the coding sequence ATGGCCGAACCGCCCGGCTACGAGCTGCCCTTCCTGCTCTTCGGCGGCTTCCGCACGCTCATCGACCGCCTGCACGCCGAGCTCGCGCGCCGCGGCCACCCGGACGTCCGCCCGTCGTACGGGTTCGCCATGCAGGCCATCGGCGTCCAGGGCGCGACGGCGTCGGAGATCGGGCGTCGCCTCGGCGTGTCCAAGCAGGCGGCGGGCAAGACCGTCGAACGCCTGGAAGCACTCGGGTACGCCGAGCGCGCCGACGACCCCGCCGACGCGCGCCGCAAGATCGTGCGGCTCAGCGCGCATGGCGTCGACGCGCTCACGAAGTCGGCGGAAATCTTCGACGACCTGCGCGCGGAGTGGGCGCGCGCGGTCGGCGCCGAGCGGATCGGCGCGCTCGAAGCCGACCTGCGCAAGGTCGTCGGGCCCGCGGCCTACCGGCTGGACGCCGCGGGGTGGTTCACGAGCTAG
- a CDS encoding aminotransferase class V-fold PLP-dependent enzyme, whose translation MAFDVERARRETPGCAEVVHLNNAGSALPPSVVTDTVVDYLRHEALTGGYEAIAEASDRFDAVYASAARLVGAEPDDIALTDNATRSWQAVFYALPFGPGDRILTSRAEYASNAIAFLQVAKRTGAVVEVIGDDGSGQLDVEELRRRVGGDVKLIAVSHVPTQGGLVNPAEEIGAIAEAAGIPFLLDACQSAGQLDLDVSRLKCDALSVTGRKYLRGPRGTGFLYAHPRLRDRLEPAMLDLHSASWTSPSEYVVDPTAKRFEVWEKDFAAVLGLGAAIDYALDWGLPAIEARVTALAATLRERLTEAGAHVHDIGARRCGIVTFTVDGTPAKELKARLAEAGINTSVSSRTSAQYDFTARDLPDLLRASVHYYNTEDEIDLLVRQVEKL comes from the coding sequence ATGGCCTTCGACGTCGAACGCGCACGCCGTGAGACCCCCGGCTGCGCCGAAGTTGTCCACCTCAACAACGCGGGCTCCGCGCTCCCGCCGTCCGTCGTGACCGACACGGTCGTCGACTACCTGCGCCACGAGGCGCTGACCGGCGGGTACGAAGCGATCGCCGAGGCGTCGGACCGGTTCGACGCCGTGTACGCGTCCGCGGCGCGGCTGGTCGGCGCCGAACCCGACGACATCGCGCTCACCGACAACGCGACGCGCTCGTGGCAGGCGGTGTTCTACGCGCTGCCGTTCGGTCCCGGCGACCGGATCCTCACCTCCCGCGCGGAGTACGCGAGCAACGCCATCGCGTTCCTGCAGGTCGCGAAGCGCACGGGCGCGGTCGTCGAGGTGATCGGCGACGACGGCTCCGGGCAGCTGGACGTCGAGGAGCTGCGCCGGCGCGTGGGCGGCGACGTCAAGCTGATCGCCGTCAGCCACGTGCCCACCCAGGGCGGCCTGGTGAACCCGGCCGAGGAGATCGGCGCGATCGCCGAGGCCGCCGGCATCCCGTTCCTGCTCGACGCCTGCCAGTCGGCGGGCCAGCTCGACCTCGACGTCTCCCGCCTGAAGTGCGACGCGCTGTCGGTGACCGGCCGCAAGTACCTGCGCGGCCCGCGCGGCACGGGCTTCCTCTACGCGCACCCCCGGCTGCGGGACCGGCTGGAGCCGGCGATGCTCGACCTGCACTCGGCGAGCTGGACGTCGCCGTCGGAGTACGTCGTCGACCCGACCGCCAAGCGCTTCGAGGTGTGGGAGAAGGACTTCGCCGCCGTCCTCGGCCTCGGCGCCGCGATCGACTACGCGCTCGATTGGGGCCTGCCCGCCATCGAAGCGCGCGTCACCGCACTGGCCGCCACCCTGCGCGAACGGCTCACCGAAGCCGGCGCCCACGTGCACGACATCGGCGCCCGCCGCTGCGGCATCGTCACCTTCACCGTCGACGGCACGCCGGCCAAGGAGCTCAAGGCGCGGCTGGCCGAAGCCGGCATCAACACGTCGGTGTCGTCGCGGACGTCGGCGCAGTACGACTTCACCGCGCGCGACCTGCCGGACCTGCTCCGCGCTTCGGTGCACTACTACAACACCGAGGACGAGATCGACCTGCTGGTGCGGCAGGTCGAGAAGCTCTAG
- a CDS encoding AMP-binding protein yields the protein MSTFFDVAEQHPDRLAVLAPDGTAATFGELAARANRLTHALHRLALGPGDGVVAIVHNGLPYFELLFATLQAGMYFTPVNHRSSPAEIAYVVANSGARVVVAEAAIARECDLDVPRFSIGPAGGWGDYASWGADEPSTPPEPRTAGQTMLYTSGTTGRPKGVRRALSGNPPSLHPIHRDLLAMFGVLPGPGVHLVACPLYHAAPGSFAVNAMHLGHSAVLMDRFDAEETLRLVERHRVTSTHLVPTMFHRMLRLPEDVRARYDLSSLVSVIHGAAPCPREVKERMIEWLGPVVHEYYGASEGLICGVTATGWLAAPGTVGLPLTGVRLKVLDDDGAEVPGGEPGTIWFSSAHTALDYLGDPEKTAANRSGEFITVGDFGYRDGEGRVFLLDRRTDLILSGGVNIYPAEVEARLLTHPDVADVAVIGEPDDEWGQRVIAVVEPVPGVSPGDDLAARLAEHCRAALAGFKTPKRFDFTDRLPRTESGKMMRRTLRPS from the coding sequence GTGAGCACCTTCTTCGACGTCGCCGAGCAGCACCCGGACCGGCTCGCGGTGCTCGCGCCCGACGGGACCGCCGCGACCTTCGGCGAGCTGGCCGCGCGGGCGAACCGGCTGACGCACGCGCTGCACCGGCTCGCGCTCGGCCCCGGCGACGGCGTCGTCGCGATCGTCCACAACGGACTCCCGTACTTCGAGCTGCTGTTCGCGACGCTGCAGGCCGGGATGTACTTCACGCCGGTCAACCACCGGTCCTCGCCGGCCGAAATCGCCTACGTGGTGGCGAACAGCGGCGCCCGGGTCGTCGTCGCGGAGGCGGCCATCGCGCGGGAGTGCGACCTCGACGTGCCGAGGTTCTCGATCGGCCCGGCCGGGGGCTGGGGCGACTACGCGTCCTGGGGCGCGGACGAGCCGTCGACGCCGCCCGAGCCGCGGACCGCGGGCCAGACGATGCTCTACACGTCGGGGACCACCGGGCGGCCCAAGGGCGTCCGGCGCGCGCTGAGCGGGAACCCGCCGTCGCTGCACCCGATCCACCGCGACCTGCTGGCGATGTTCGGCGTGCTCCCGGGGCCGGGGGTGCACCTGGTGGCCTGCCCGCTCTACCACGCCGCGCCCGGTTCGTTCGCCGTCAACGCGATGCACCTCGGGCACAGCGCGGTGCTGATGGACCGCTTCGACGCCGAAGAGACGTTGCGGCTGGTCGAACGGCACCGCGTCACGAGCACCCACCTCGTCCCGACCATGTTCCACCGGATGCTGCGGCTGCCCGAAGACGTCCGCGCGCGGTACGACCTTTCGAGCCTGGTGAGCGTGATCCACGGCGCGGCGCCCTGCCCGCGCGAGGTCAAGGAGCGGATGATCGAGTGGCTCGGCCCGGTGGTGCACGAGTACTACGGCGCTTCGGAGGGGCTGATCTGCGGCGTCACGGCGACCGGGTGGCTGGCCGCGCCGGGCACCGTGGGCCTGCCCTTGACCGGTGTGCGCCTGAAGGTCCTCGACGACGACGGCGCCGAGGTGCCCGGCGGCGAGCCGGGCACGATCTGGTTCAGCTCCGCCCACACCGCGCTCGACTACCTCGGCGACCCGGAGAAGACCGCGGCGAACCGGTCGGGCGAGTTCATCACCGTCGGCGACTTCGGGTACCGCGACGGCGAAGGCCGCGTCTTCCTGCTCGACCGCCGGACCGACCTGATCCTCTCCGGCGGCGTCAACATCTACCCGGCCGAAGTCGAGGCGCGGCTGCTCACGCACCCCGACGTCGCCGACGTGGCGGTGATCGGCGAGCCGGACGACGAATGGGGGCAGCGCGTGATCGCCGTCGTCGAGCCGGTCCCCGGGGTCTCCCCCGGCGACGACCTGGCCGCGCGGCTGGCCGAGCACTGCCGGGCGGCGCTGGCGGGGTTCAAGACGCCGAAGCGGTTCGACTTCACCGATCGCCTGCCGCGCACCGAATCGGGCAAGATGATGCGGCGCACCCTGCGCCCGTCGTGA
- a CDS encoding cupin domain-containing protein, whose amino-acid sequence MRKTCTIIAATALAAALLPGTASATPGSGVAGTILAQKTVGKTDYTLREITIQPGGYTGWHFHDGTLYAYVKAGTLTHNLADCSLDGVFGTGRAFSEKPDQVHIGRNLGSTPLVLEVLYVLPAGSPLSEDAPDPGCGF is encoded by the coding sequence ATGCGCAAGACCTGCACGATCATCGCCGCCACGGCACTCGCCGCCGCACTGCTGCCCGGGACGGCGTCCGCGACGCCCGGCAGCGGCGTCGCCGGGACGATCCTGGCCCAGAAGACCGTCGGCAAGACCGACTACACGCTGCGGGAGATCACCATCCAGCCCGGCGGCTACACCGGCTGGCACTTCCACGACGGCACGCTCTACGCGTACGTGAAGGCCGGGACGCTGACGCACAACCTGGCCGACTGCAGCCTCGACGGCGTCTTCGGCACCGGGCGCGCGTTCAGCGAAAAGCCCGACCAGGTGCACATCGGCCGCAACCTCGGGTCGACCCCGCTGGTGCTGGAGGTCCTGTACGTGCTGCCGGCGGGCAGCCCGCTGTCGGAGGACGCGCCGGACCCGGGCTGCGGCTTCTAG